The Haloarcula limicola genomic sequence TCGGCTGGGACGAGTCGGTGTTCCGGGACGAGCACGTCTTCGAGATCGACTGGCTCCCGGAGACGTTCAAGCACCGGGAGACCCAGATGGAGACGCTGAAGTACTCGCTCCGGCCCGCCGTTCGGGGCTCGCGGCCGCTGAACGTCATCGCGCGCGGGCCGCCGGGCACCGGGAAGACGACGGCCTCGCAGATCCTCTTCGACGAACTGACCGCCCAGACGGACGTACAGGCGGTGCGGGTCAACTGCCAGGTCGACTCGACGCGCTACGCCGTCTTCTCGCGGCTGTTCGCCGAGATATTCGAGTACGAACCGCCCTCCTCGGGGATCTCCTTCAAGAAGCTCTTCTCGCAGATCACGGACAAACTCGTCGAGGAAGACGAGGTGCTGGTGGTGGCGCTCGACGACGTGAACTACCTCTTCTACGAGAGCGAGGCCAGCGACACGCTGTACTCCCTGTTGCGCGCCCACGAGGCCCACTCGGGGGCGAAGATCGGCGTCATCTGCATCTCCTCGGACCTCGAACTCGACGTCATCGAGGCGCTGGACACCCGCGTCCAGTCGGTGTTCCGGCCCGAGGAAGTCTACTTCAACAAGTACGACCAGGCCGAGATCGTCGGTATCCTCGAAGAGCGGGTCGAGCGCGGGTTCAACGAGGGCGTCGTCGGACCCGACGTGCTCGACCGCGTCGCCGAGTACACCGAGGAGCAGGGCGGCGACCTGCGGGTGGGCATCGACCTCCTGCGGCGGGCCGGGATGAACGCCGAGATGCGCGCCTCTCGCGCCGTCGAGCTCGAAGACGTCGAGTCGGCCTACGACAAATCGAAGTACGTCCACCTCTCGCGTCGGCTGCGGGAGCTCTCCGACTCCGAGGCGGCGCTTGCGGAGGTCATCGCCGCGCACGACGGCCAGCGCGCCGGCGACATCTACGATGCGTTCAACGACGCGACCGGCCTCGGCTACACCCGCTACTCGGAGATAATCAACAAGCTCGACCAGTTGGACATCATCGACGCCGACTACACCGAGGTCGAAGGCAGGGGCCGATCGCGGCGACTGACGCTCAACTACGACGCCGACGCGGTGTTGGAACGGCTGTAAGTCAGCCCATCTTCTCGAAGGTCGTCTCGGCCCACTGGACGGCGTAGTCGGCTCCGTGCTCCCGGTAGGCGTCGGTGTCCAGCGCGGCGAACGGCGCGGGGAGGGAGAGTCCGTGTTTGACCCCGCTACAGGCCAGCTCCGCCGCGGCGGCGAACTCCGTCTGCCCGCGAGCGACCTCGCCCGCGAGGTCCGAGAGGCGGGGTTCGAGACGCTCGCCGGCGTCGGCCCAGGCGTCGTAGAGGTCGGGGTAGTCCTCTCCCCACGTCTCGAACGCGGCGCGTGTCTGGAGACCGAGGTAGGCGTCGTACAGCGCCGCGGCGAGCTGATAGGTGTCCACGGGACCCAGTCGATCGCCGACGACGCGGGCGAACTCGGGGTAGCGCTCGCCGAAGAAGCCCAGGAAGTGCTCCGGCTCGTCGAGACTCACCTCGACCAGCGCCTCGGCGATGAGGAACTCGACGAACGGGGTCGGCGACGTCTCCAGTCGCGGCTTGACGAACACGCAGGGCGGCTCGGTCTGGTGGGTCCACGCGACGCCGCCGTCGCCGGGCATCCCGACGGTGAGGTCGCTCCCCGCGAAGCGGTGCAGCTCCTCGGGCGCGTCGTCGGGGACCCACGACGGGTCGTAGGCGAGGGGGTCCACGGAGTCGGTGACCAACAGCAGTTGCTCCGCGACCGCCGAGTCCAGCGTCTCGAAGTCGCGCTCGCAGTTCAACACGAGCGCGTCGGGGGCGTACGCCGACCGGACCGCGGCCGGTTCCCCGGAGAGCGAGCGCTCCGTGAACATCTACGCCGTGAACACGATGAGGTTGGCGATGATGGCGACCGAGAGGATAGTCGATACGGCGAGCGTTCCGAGGACGATCTTCGTTGCCGTGCTCATGTGAGTCCGTATCGCAGGCCCCGCATTAAGTGTTGAGAAACGACTACTGCTTGCCGGACGACAGACCCGTCAGTCGTCGGCCACGCCGACGGTGGAGCGACGGGCCACGTCGCGCCACTTGCCAGTCCAGAAGCGGCCGGTGTTGACCGCCGCCTTCACGTAGTAGCTGCCGACGACGGCGACGAAGACGGCCGGCAGACCGAGTCCCAGACCGGGCGCGATGCTGATGCCGACGAGCGGTATCGTCACCGCGAACGTCGTCGGGAGCGCGACCGCCGCGACCGGGAGGCGAAAGCAGTAGTCGCCGAGGACCGAGCCGTAGAGCGGCCAGCGGGTGTCGCCAGCGCCGCGCAGGCTTCCACGCATCGTCCGCGAGACGGAGAATCCGGCAACGCCCAGTCCGAAGACGCGGACGAACCGGGTCGCGAGGCCGGGATACTCGGTGCCGAAGAGCGAGACGACGGGCCGGGCGAAGACGACGAGGACGGCGGCGACGGTCAGTTGCACCGCCAGCGCCACGCGCAGGGTCTGCCACCCGTAATCGGCCGCCGAGGACTCGTCGCCGGCCCCGAGGTGTTGGCCGACAAGCGTCGAGGCGGCGGTGGAGTACCCCCACGCGGGCATCAGCGCCAGTAGCATCACCCGCCGGCCGATGGCGTAGGCCGCGAGCGTCGGCGTCCCGAGGACGCCGAGAACGAACAGGAACGGGAAGCGCGCGAACGTCTGCAGCAGGCGCATCCCGGCCAGCGGGAGCGCCACGCGGACGATCTCGGCCGCGAGCCCGCGGTCGAACTGTGGTCCGGCGAACGACAACTGGACGGCGTACCGCCCGGAGACCAGCAGCGCGAGGAAGATGACGGCCGCGAGCGTGTTCGCGATCGCGGTCCCCCAGGCCGCCCCGGCGATGCCCAGTTCCGGGAACGGCCCCAGGCCGAAGATGAGGAGCGCGTTGAGCGCGACGTTGGTCGGCAGCGTCAGTAGGCGGACGTACATCGGCGTCCGCGTGTCCGCACTGCCGGCGAGCGCCCGCGAGGCGATCATGCTCCAGAAGCGCGGGGCCAGCGACAGCATCACGATGCTGAGGTACGTCGCGCCGTAGTCGATGGTCGTCGGGTCGTTCGTGAGGACGTCGACGAGCGCGTCGGGATACGTCCACGAGACGGCGGTCAGCGGAACCGACAACAGGAGCGCCAGCCACAGCGACTGCTTGACGGCGAGGTTCGCGCGAGCCGGCTGGTCGCTGCCCTGTAGCCGGGAGACGACGCTGATCGTCCCCGAGGAGACCGCCAGCGAGAGCCCGAAGCCGACGAAGTAGTACTGAAAACCCAGTTCCAGTCCCGCGATGGCGGCGTCGCCGAGCGCGACACCGACCATCAGGAAGTCCGCGAGCCTGAGGAGGATGCGCAGGCCGCCGGTGACCATCACCGGCGCGGCCAGGTCCGTCGCTTCGGTCGCCTTCTGTCGGTCGACCAGCCCCAGGCGGGCCAAGACGGCCGGCACGCCCTTCACGAACCGCTGGAGGAGGCGGCGGACCATTTACGGGGCCCTGACGGGGGAACGCACGCTCGGAGTCGGGGCGGCAGCGCCGTGCATGGCGGCGCTAAGGGATCAGCTGCTCGCCGTTGTCGTCGTAGACGGCGATGGCCTCGACCGGACACGCGCGGGCCGCGAACTTCGCGTCGAACTCGGCGTCTTCGGGAACCTCCCGCACGAACAGGTCCTCCTCCCGCTCCTCGCTGTCCGCGAGCACCGCCTTGCCGGCGTCCTCGTCCTTCTCGAAGGCGTCCCACTCCGCGACGCACTGGAACATCCCGATGCAGGTGTCGCGGTCGTACTCGATGTGCATACGGTCGGGTTGGCCCGTGACGGCCAAAGGCGTTCCCCTCGGTCGCTCGGCGGACGGCGAGCGAAGACGGAGACAACAGTTTAAATCGGAGCGGGCCCCAACGGAGGGACAATGGACGTTGCGGACCTGCCGGGTGTCCCCGAGTGGCTCCCGGACCATCTACGCGAGGACGGCATCGAGGAACTGTACCCGCCACAGGGCGAGGCCGTCGAAGCGGGCGTCACCGAGGGGCAGAACCTCGTCGCCGCCATCCCCACCGCCAGTGGCAAGACCCTCGTCGCCGAGCTGGCGATGCTCTCGTCGGTCGCGCGGGGCGGCAAGGCGCTCTACATCGTGCCGCTTCGCGCCCTCGCCAGCGAGAAGCAGGCCGAGTTCGAGCAGTTCGAGCAGTACGGTCTGGACGTCGGCGTCTCGACGGGCAACTACGAGTCCGAGGGCGGTTGGCTGGCCGATAAGGACATCGTCGTCGCCACCAGCGAGAAGGTCGACTCGCTCGTGCGCAACGACGCGCCGTGGATCGAGGAGCTGACCTGCGTCGTCAGCGACGAGGTCCACCTCGTCGACGACGGCCAGCGCGGCCCCACGCTCGAAGTCACGCTGGCGAAACTCCGCCGGCTCAACCCCGACCTACAGACGGTCGCGCTCTCGGCGACCATCGGCAACGCCGACGAGCTGGCGGGGTGGCTGGACGCCGAACTCGTCGACTCAGATTGGCGGCCCATCGAGTTGCAGAAGGGCGTCCACTACGGGCAGGCGCTTCACTTGGAGGACGGCCAGCAGAAGCGACTGGCCGTGAAGAACAACGAGAAGGCGACCGCCGCCGTCGTCCGCGACACGCTGCAGGACGACTACGACGACGACGGGAACCTCGAAGAGGAGGGCGGCTCCTCGCTCGTGTTCGTCAACTCCCGGCGAAACGCCGAGGCCGCCGCCGGGCGGCTGGCGAGCACCGTCCGTCCCCATCTCACCGGCGAAGAGCGGGAACGTCTCGCCGACGTGGCCGCCGAGATACGGGACGTGAGCGACACCGAGACGAGCGACGACCTCGCCGACGCCGTCGCCGATGGTGCGGCGTTCCACCACGCCGGCCTCGCGCGGGGTCACCGCGAACTCGTCGAGGACGCCTTCCGGGACCGCCTCGTCAAGGTGGTCTGTGCGACGCCGACGCTCGCCGCCGGCGTCAACACTCCCTCGCGGCGGGTCGTGGTTCGGGACTGGCGGCGCTACGACGGCACCGCGGGCGGAATGCAACCGCTCTCCGTGCTGGAGGTCCACCAGATGATGGGGCGAGCGGGCCGACCGGGGCTGGACCCCTACGGCGAGGCCGTCCTCGTGGCCAACAGCCACGACGAACTCGACGAGCTGTTCGAGCGGTACGTCTGGGCCGACCCCGAGCCGGTGCGCTCGAAGCTCGCGGCCGAGCCGGCGCTTCGCACGCACATCCTCGCCACCGTCTCATCCGGGTTCGCCCGCTCCCGAGAGGGGTTGCTGGAGTTCCTGGAACAGACGCTGTACGCCAGCCAGACCGACGAGAGCGGCCGCCTCGAGAACGTCACCGACGACGTGCTGACGTATCTGGAGCGCAACGGCTTCCTGGAGATAGAGGCGGGTGAACTCGACGCCACCTCGCTCGGCCACACCGTCTCCCGGCTCTACCTCGACCCGATGAGCGCCGCCGAGATCATCGACGGCCTCGAACACTGGCAGCGCCACGCCGGAGACGCCGATAGCGGAACCGACGAACGCGACGCCGCCGAGGGCGGCTTCACGACCGCGAGCGAACTGGCGAGCGAACGGGCGGAAGCGAGCGGCGACGCCGACCCCGACGAGATCTCGGCGCTCGGCCTCTACCACCTCGTCTCACGCACGCCGGACATGTACCAGCTCTACCTCCGCTCGGGCGACCGCGAGGAGTTCGAGATGGAGCTGTACGAGCGCGAGGACGAACTGCTCGGCCCGACGCCCTCGGAGTTCGAGGACAGCCGCTTCGAGGACTGGCTCTCGGCGCTGAAGACCGCGCGGCTGCTCGAAGACTGGGCCGAGGAGGTCGACGAGGAGACAATCACCGAGCGCTACGGCGTCGGCCCGGGCGACATCCGCGGGAAGGTCGAGACCGCCCAGTGGCTGCTGGGGGCCGCCGAGTCGCTGGCGAACGAGGTCGACGCCGACGTGGCCCGGGCCATCAGCGAGGCCCGCATCCGCGTCGAACACGGCGTCCGGGAGGAACTGGTCGAGCTCGCGGGCGTCCGCGGCGTCGGCCGCAAGCGCGCGCGACGCCTGTTCGAGGCCGGCATCGCCGACCGCGCCGAGCTTCGCGACGCCGCGAAGCCAGTCGTATTAGCGGCCCTTCGGGGCCGCCGGAAGACCGCCGAGAACGTCCTCGAAAACGCCGGCCATCGGGACCCCTCGATGGAGGGCGTCGAGCCCGACCCCGACGTCGAGGTGGACACCGCCGATCCGCGAGACGGAAGGGAAGACGACGACACGAGCGAGGACCAGTCGAGCCTGGGTGACTTCTGATGGAGGTGGTCGAAGGGATTGCGGACATCGATGACGTCGGTGCGTTCGTCGAGCGTCTCGACGCCATTGGGGAGCGACACGACGCGACGATACAGGTGTTCGACGCCCGCTACGTCGTCGACCGCGCGCACCTCGAACGAGCGGTCGAGCTGGCGACGCGCGCCCGGTCGCGGGACGACGCCATCGCCGAGGACTTCGGGGTCGAGATCCTGCTGTACGCGGCCGGCCGCCGGCAGATCAACCGCGCGCTGGAGATGGGCGTCAGCGAGGGTGAGACGCCCGTCGTCGCGGCGCTAGTCACCGACGGAGCGAGCGACGCGAGCGCCGACCGCGAGGGTGCCGCCGCCGCCGACCTCCGGGAACTGCTCGCGCCCGGAGAGACCCTCGGTGAGTACGACCCCGAACGAGTGCGTTCGTTCTTCGACGTGTCCGACACCGAACTGGCGGCCACCGACGGCACGCTCGCCGACGCCGTCCGCGAGCGAGTGGCGCTCCTCGTCGTCGAGAAGTAGCGGCAAGCGTTTTCCCGCAGAGCGCCCTAGAGCCACGCGAATGAGTCCGCGAGCCGACCACCCGTCGCGTCCCGCCCGACAGTGACAGCGCTCGAAGCGCCGGTCGACATCGGCGGCGTCACCGTGCCGAACCGACTGTATCGCGCACCGGTCCTCGAATGCGCCGGCAGCGGCGACGAGGCCGCCGTCGACGCGCTCGTCGACGAACTCGAACCGACCGCCGAGTCGGGCGTCGGCCTCGTCTTTCAGGGGGCCAGCGTCGTCACGGAGACGGGCGGATTCGCCGCCCCGAACATGACGCGGATGCACGACCCCGAGTTCGTCGCCCGCCTGGAACGGCTGACCGACGCGATTCATGCACACGAGGGCAAAATATTCGTCCAGCTCGCACACGGCGGGCTCCGGAGCCTCTCGCTGTGGCACGGCGAGTACCGCGAGCGGTACCCGGACCGGCGACAGCTCGCCGTCTCCCGGCCGCCGCGCGCCCTCCGGCTGCTCGACCGCGCGGGCATCCTCTCGTTGAAACCGCACGTCCTCTCGACCGAGGAGGTGTACGACCTCGCCGAGAAGTTCGGTCGCTCGGCCGGCTACGCCGTCGACGCCGGCTACGACGGCATCCACCTATCGGCGGCCAACATGGGCATCATCCAGCAGTTCCTCTCGCCGTACTACAACCGCCGGGACGACGAATTCGGCGACGGCGTCCGCTTCCTGGAGGTCGTTCACGACGCCGTCCGCGACCACGCCGGCGACGTCCCGCTGATCACGAAGGTCCCGGTCGAGACGGATTCCCCCCCGTTCGTCCGGCGACGCGTCTCCCGTGCCTCGGGCCTCGACATGGCACAGCGTCTCGAATCGGTTGGCTACGACGCGCTTGCACCCGTCCTGGTGTCCGTGTTCTGGGACATGAGCATCATCCGCGGCGCGTTCCCCGACCGAGCGTGGGCGGCGGCCGACCTCCAGTCGGCCTACGAGACGGCGTTCGGCGGGCCGGTGCGAGCGCGCGCGGTGGAACTGCTCAACCGGCTCCAGGCTCGACAGTTCGACCGCGAGCCGGGCTGGAACGCCGACTTCTGTCGACAGGTCCGGCGGCGCGTCGACGTTCCGGTACTACTCGAAGGTGGGCTTCGGGCGCGGGCCGACTGCGACCGCTATCTGGGCGCTGACGGCGACGCGCCCGCCGCCGACATGGTCGGCATGGCCCGGCCCTTCTACGCCGAACCGCGACTCGGCGCGCGCCTGCTGGAGGGCCACGACGCGCTCTGTGCGAGTTGCAACAACTGCACGATTCCGCAGGTGGCCGGCGAGCCCGGCCGCTGTCGAACGCCGTCGGTCGTTCGGGCGCAGGCGCGACTCGACGCAGATAATGCCTACGAGAGAAACAGCGAGCAGTAGCCGAGTTAGCGAGCCCAGAGACGTGAGTTGCAACCAGCACACTCATCCGCGTCGAAGCCCGAATGACTCCAATGACTCCCGAGATCGCGTCGGACCGCGTCGAGGTGACGGTCGACGGCGACGACGTGGACCTCCACTATCGAACCGGCGGCGACGGACCGCCGATGGTGTTTCTGCACGGTATCGGACTTGACGCCGCCACGGTGTCCTGGCGACACGCGCTGCCCGCGCTGGCCGAGGAACGCACCGTCTACGCGCCCGATCTGCCGGGCCACGGAGAGAGCGACAAACCGGACCGCGAGTACACGACCGAGTTCTACTTAGAGACCGTCGAGGCGTTCCTCGACGCGCTCGATATCGACGAGCCCGCGATGGCGGGCCTCTCGATGGGCGGCGCGCTGGCGCTCGGTCACGCACTCGACGGCCGCGCGATCGAGCGGCTCGTGCTCGTCGATAGCTACGGGCTGGGCGCGGACGCCTACTGGCGAACGGCCGCCAACGGCATCTTTCAGACCCCGGTACTCGGTAACATGCTCTGGCAGGGCGTGAGCGTCTCGAAGCCGGCCATTCGGACCGGACTTCGCGGGATGGGCGCAGTGGAACCGTCACAGGAACTCGTCGACGACGTGAACGCGGTCGTCGACCGTCGCACCGTGCGGGCGATGCGTCGCTGGCAACGCAGCGAGTTCCAGCAGAACGGCTTCCGGACCAACTACGCCGACCGGCTGGCGGAGATCGGCGTGCCGACGATGCTGATCCACGGCAAAGAGGACCCCCTGCTCCCCGAATCGTGGTCCAAGCGAGCGGCCGCGTCGCTCGGCGAGAGCCGGCTGGAGATATTCGAGAACTGCGGCCACTGCCCGCCGCGCGAACAACCGGAGCGGTTCAATCGCGTCGTGCGGTCGTTCTGTTGACGTTCTGTTGACGCTCTGCTGACGTTCTGTCGAGGCCTCAGTTCGGCAGTTCGTCGATGAGGACGACGGCCTCGCCGTCGATGACGACCTCGTCGTCGCTCTTTACGCGCGTCGTGAGACGATACTGTTCGTCGCCGAGGTCCTCGACGATCTCGCACTCGGCGGTGAGTCGGTCACCGATGCGGACCGGGTTGTGAAACTCCAGATCCTGCGAGAGGTAGATGGTCAGGCCGGGGAGGCGAGCGAGTCCGGCGCTGATGAGCGACCCCACGAGTGTGCCGTGGGCGATGCGGCCGCGAAAGCGCGTCTGCTCTGCGAACTCGTCGTCTAAGTGGAGCGGGTTCGTGTCGCCGCTGGCGGCGGCGAACTGGCGGACGTCGTCGTCGGAGATCGTCTTCGTGAACTCGACGCGGTCGCCGACGCCGAGGTGGTCGGGGTGGTCCTCGGAGATCGTGACGTGCCACTCCGGCAAGTCTTCGTTCGGCTCGATACGCTCCGCGGGCGGTTCGGTGACGTCCTCGTCCTCGCCGTTGTCGTGTTGCACGCCGAAGGCCGCGAAGGCGGCCCGGTTGGCAGCGACGACGCTGTTGAACATGTGCGAGGAGGTTTCGGTCCACGTATCGAGCAGTGGGTTCCGAGGCGATTCAGAACTCATTGATGAGTCGTATTTAGTGGTCCGGCTATTAAGTCTTGGCGTTGTTCCGAGTTCTATACGCCCGAGACGGCTTCTACCCCGCGAGGACGCGGATTTCACGATTCTGTGACGACACGTAGCGCGGCGAGCGTATCGTTCGCCGTCGCTCAGTCCGTTACCATTCTATGCCATTCAATGGTAGCAGATGGTATTCGACGGAAGTTTTAAGTCGTTGAAGGGTGTAGATGGAGGTACCGATGGCCGACGAGGACGACGGTCTGATGTGGCCCCCGATGTTCAAGGGGATGCAGCAGGCGAGCGAGAACGCGATGGAACAGCAGCAACAGATGATGAAGCAGTTGTTCGCCGGCGGCGGCATGCCGAGCTTCGATATGAATCAGCTCGGCGCGATGAGCCAGATGGCGACGTTCAAGACGCGCGTCCAGAGCGGTGGCCGTATCAGCATTCCCGACGCCGAACGCGAAGCGCTCGGCATCGAGGAAGGCGATATCGTCCAGACAGTCGTCCTCCCGGTCAAGACAAACGACACGGAGTAATCAACAATGGTAGACTACACAACCCCCGTCACGACCGCTTTCGAGATGCAGCGTGCGACGATCGAACAGAGCCAGAAGGCCCTCGAACAGAGCGTCTCCTTCCAGAAGAACGTCAACAGCGCCGTCATCGACAGCCTCGACACGCAGGAGTCGGCCCAGCGCCGCGGCGTCGAGCTCTCGAAGACCGCCTTCCACAGCTACCTCGACGCCGTCGAGACGACCGTCCCCGGCATGGCCGGCCCGATCAACGAGATCCGACAGGCCGTCGACGAGCAGTACGACTTCCTGCTCGAGAACCACGCGGAAGTCTTCGACAACCTCGAGAGCGAGATGACCGAGGGCGCCGACGCCTACGACGAACTGACCGAGGACTACCTCAACGCCGTCGAGGAGCAAGTCGACATGCTCGTCGAGGCCCACGAGGAACTCGAGTCCCAGTCCGTCGAGGTGGCCCAGCAGTACGGCGACCAGCTCGAAGAGGTCCAGGAGCAGGTCGAGGAGATCCAAGAGCAGGTCGAGGAAGTGCAGTCCCAGGCCGCCGACGCCGTCGAGGCGTAACGAACCAGCCGTTTTTTGTGCGTTACAGCGCGAGTTACTACACACCAATGAGCGATACCAACCAGATGCAGGACAATTGGGCGGAGATGGTCGAACAGATGAACGACGCGGTCGCCGATTCGATGGAGCAGAACATGAAGGCACAGGCCGCCTTCGTCGAGTCGTGGGCCGACGCCGTCGAGGACTCCCTCCCGAAGGAAGACGAGCTCTCCGAGGGGCTACAGGGCTACAACCAGGCCTACGAGGAGTGGATGAACGCGGCAGAGCAGATGGTCGAGCGCTCGGCGGACGCCGCACAGGGCGAGGACGTCGACCCCTCGGAGTTCCGCGACATCTGGCTCCAGTCGGCCAACGAGGCGTTCAAACACGTCATGGGCACCTCGGCCTTCGCGGCCGCCAACGGCCAGCTCGTCGAGTCCATGATGGAGATGCAACAGGAGGCCGACGAACTCAACCAGGACGCCATCGCTCAGATGGGCTTCCCGACCCGCGACGACATGGACGAGGTCGCGGAGCGCCTCCTCGAAGTCGAGCGCCGTCAGCACGCCGTCGAAGAGAAGCTCGACCGCGTCCTCGAACACCTAGAAGAGTAACTCATGTCCAGTAACCAATTCAACCCGTTCGCGGCCGCGCTCGACTGGCAGACCAAGACGCTCGAATCCATGTCCGAGGCCGCAGAGACGAGCCAGATCGCCGACGAGCGACTCGAGCTGATGGAGTCCGTCGAAGTCGGCCAGACGCCGAGCGAAGTCGTCTACGAGGAGAACAAGCTCGAGCTCCTCCACTACGACGCCGAGGCCGCCGGTATCGAGGTCGACGAGGAGGACAAGGAGTCGGTCCCTATCCTCATCGTCTACGCGCTCATCAACCGGCCGTACATCCTCGACCTACAGGAGGAGCGCTCGGTCGTGCGCCGCCTGCTCGAAGCGGGCCACGACGTCTACCTCCTCGACTGGAACGAGCCCTCGCGCCTCGACCAGCACCTGACCCTCGACGACTACGTCAACCGCTACATCGACAACTGCGTCGACGTCGTCCGCGAGCGCTCCGGCCAGGATAGGATCAACATTCTCGGCTACTGCATGGGCGGCACCATGTCGGTGATGTACGCCGCGCTCCACCGGGAGAAGGTGAACGCGCTCGGTCTCATGGCCGCAGGACTCTGTTTCGACCAGACCGGCGGCGTCCTCGAAGAGTGGGGCTCCGATGAGTACTACGACCCCGAGGACGTCGTCGAGACGTTCGGCAACGTCCCCGCGGACATGCTCGACATCGGCTTCGCGCTGATGGACCCCGTCGACAACTACGTCTCGAAGTACATCCGCCTCGCGGAGAACTTAGAGAACGAGGCGTTCGTCGAGAACTTCGGCCGGATGGAGAAGTGGCTCGGCGACGGCATCGACATGGCCGGAGACACCTACGTCCAGTTCCTCAAAGACGTCTATCAGGACAACAAACTGTACAAGAACGAACTGGAAGTCGGCGGTGAACACGTCGACCTCGATAATCTCGACATGCCCGTCCTCCAGTTGATGGGCGAGTACGACCACCTCATCCCACCGGAGGCCTCGAAGCCGTTCAACGACGTCATCCCGAGCGAGGACACGCGGACCATCGAGTTCTCGACGGGTCACATCGGCCTCTCGGTCTCCTCGTCGACCCACGCCGACCTCTGGCCCGAGGTCGCCGAGTGGTACAAGGAGCGCAACCGGCAGGACGAAGAGGACGAAGAGGTCGA encodes the following:
- a CDS encoding ORC1-type DNA replication protein; translated protein: MSDDPEEGMLGWDESVFRDEHVFEIDWLPETFKHRETQMETLKYSLRPAVRGSRPLNVIARGPPGTGKTTASQILFDELTAQTDVQAVRVNCQVDSTRYAVFSRLFAEIFEYEPPSSGISFKKLFSQITDKLVEEDEVLVVALDDVNYLFYESEASDTLYSLLRAHEAHSGAKIGVICISSDLELDVIEALDTRVQSVFRPEEVYFNKYDQAEIVGILEERVERGFNEGVVGPDVLDRVAEYTEEQGGDLRVGIDLLRRAGMNAEMRASRAVELEDVESAYDKSKYVHLSRRLRELSDSEAALAEVIAAHDGQRAGDIYDAFNDATGLGYTRYSEIINKLDQLDIIDADYTEVEGRGRSRRLTLNYDADAVLERL
- a CDS encoding DUF7089 family protein, giving the protein MFTERSLSGEPAAVRSAYAPDALVLNCERDFETLDSAVAEQLLLVTDSVDPLAYDPSWVPDDAPEELHRFAGSDLTVGMPGDGGVAWTHQTEPPCVFVKPRLETSPTPFVEFLIAEALVEVSLDEPEHFLGFFGERYPEFARVVGDRLGPVDTYQLAAALYDAYLGLQTRAAFETWGEDYPDLYDAWADAGERLEPRLSDLAGEVARGQTEFAAAAELACSGVKHGLSLPAPFAALDTDAYREHGADYAVQWAETTFEKMG
- a CDS encoding MATE family efflux transporter produces the protein MVRRLLQRFVKGVPAVLARLGLVDRQKATEATDLAAPVMVTGGLRILLRLADFLMVGVALGDAAIAGLELGFQYYFVGFGLSLAVSSGTISVVSRLQGSDQPARANLAVKQSLWLALLLSVPLTAVSWTYPDALVDVLTNDPTTIDYGATYLSIVMLSLAPRFWSMIASRALAGSADTRTPMYVRLLTLPTNVALNALLIFGLGPFPELGIAGAAWGTAIANTLAAVIFLALLVSGRYAVQLSFAGPQFDRGLAAEIVRVALPLAGMRLLQTFARFPFLFVLGVLGTPTLAAYAIGRRVMLLALMPAWGYSTAASTLVGQHLGAGDESSAADYGWQTLRVALAVQLTVAAVLVVFARPVVSLFGTEYPGLATRFVRVFGLGVAGFSVSRTMRGSLRGAGDTRWPLYGSVLGDYCFRLPVAAVALPTTFAVTIPLVGISIAPGLGLGLPAVFVAVVGSYYVKAAVNTGRFWTGKWRDVARRSTVGVADD
- a CDS encoding ferredoxin; this encodes MHIEYDRDTCIGMFQCVAEWDAFEKDEDAGKAVLADSEEREEDLFVREVPEDAEFDAKFAARACPVEAIAVYDDNGEQLIP
- a CDS encoding ATP-dependent DNA helicase, producing the protein MDVADLPGVPEWLPDHLREDGIEELYPPQGEAVEAGVTEGQNLVAAIPTASGKTLVAELAMLSSVARGGKALYIVPLRALASEKQAEFEQFEQYGLDVGVSTGNYESEGGWLADKDIVVATSEKVDSLVRNDAPWIEELTCVVSDEVHLVDDGQRGPTLEVTLAKLRRLNPDLQTVALSATIGNADELAGWLDAELVDSDWRPIELQKGVHYGQALHLEDGQQKRLAVKNNEKATAAVVRDTLQDDYDDDGNLEEEGGSSLVFVNSRRNAEAAAGRLASTVRPHLTGEERERLADVAAEIRDVSDTETSDDLADAVADGAAFHHAGLARGHRELVEDAFRDRLVKVVCATPTLAAGVNTPSRRVVVRDWRRYDGTAGGMQPLSVLEVHQMMGRAGRPGLDPYGEAVLVANSHDELDELFERYVWADPEPVRSKLAAEPALRTHILATVSSGFARSREGLLEFLEQTLYASQTDESGRLENVTDDVLTYLERNGFLEIEAGELDATSLGHTVSRLYLDPMSAAEIIDGLEHWQRHAGDADSGTDERDAAEGGFTTASELASERAEASGDADPDEISALGLYHLVSRTPDMYQLYLRSGDREEFEMELYEREDELLGPTPSEFEDSRFEDWLSALKTARLLEDWAEEVDEETITERYGVGPGDIRGKVETAQWLLGAAESLANEVDADVARAISEARIRVEHGVREELVELAGVRGVGRKRARRLFEAGIADRAELRDAAKPVVLAALRGRRKTAENVLENAGHRDPSMEGVEPDPDVEVDTADPRDGREDDDTSEDQSSLGDF
- the cgi121 gene encoding KEOPS complex subunit Cgi121, with translation MEVVEGIADIDDVGAFVERLDAIGERHDATIQVFDARYVVDRAHLERAVELATRARSRDDAIAEDFGVEILLYAAGRRQINRALEMGVSEGETPVVAALVTDGASDASADREGAAAADLRELLAPGETLGEYDPERVRSFFDVSDTELAATDGTLADAVRERVALLVVEK
- a CDS encoding NADH:flavin oxidoreductase, whose translation is MTALEAPVDIGGVTVPNRLYRAPVLECAGSGDEAAVDALVDELEPTAESGVGLVFQGASVVTETGGFAAPNMTRMHDPEFVARLERLTDAIHAHEGKIFVQLAHGGLRSLSLWHGEYRERYPDRRQLAVSRPPRALRLLDRAGILSLKPHVLSTEEVYDLAEKFGRSAGYAVDAGYDGIHLSAANMGIIQQFLSPYYNRRDDEFGDGVRFLEVVHDAVRDHAGDVPLITKVPVETDSPPFVRRRVSRASGLDMAQRLESVGYDALAPVLVSVFWDMSIIRGAFPDRAWAAADLQSAYETAFGGPVRARAVELLNRLQARQFDREPGWNADFCRQVRRRVDVPVLLEGGLRARADCDRYLGADGDAPAADMVGMARPFYAEPRLGARLLEGHDALCASCNNCTIPQVAGEPGRCRTPSVVRAQARLDADNAYERNSEQ
- a CDS encoding alpha/beta fold hydrolase, with protein sequence MTPEIASDRVEVTVDGDDVDLHYRTGGDGPPMVFLHGIGLDAATVSWRHALPALAEERTVYAPDLPGHGESDKPDREYTTEFYLETVEAFLDALDIDEPAMAGLSMGGALALGHALDGRAIERLVLVDSYGLGADAYWRTAANGIFQTPVLGNMLWQGVSVSKPAIRTGLRGMGAVEPSQELVDDVNAVVDRRTVRAMRRWQRSEFQQNGFRTNYADRLAEIGVPTMLIHGKEDPLLPESWSKRAAASLGESRLEIFENCGHCPPREQPERFNRVVRSFC